One part of the Acinetobacter sp. XS-4 genome encodes these proteins:
- a CDS encoding acetamidase/formamidase family protein, translating into MLKVKRLTASVLSVLCISLTHANDFKVLNQISKQPTQLQSGEYKGNYYVPSTLNTIIWGYLPNRDAKPVLTVPSGSVVTFDTVSHEGLLEDQGRNAEKFFQSKGVKSNEILEDAKKITQSNLKHDFHKDGPHIVTGPVAIEGAQPGDILKVEVLKVEPRVPYGVISNRHGKGALVGEFPKKAKQENASAEHPERYGNVSIFTPIEKNAQGEYEGVLKTESGKSIRFPLYPFMGIMGVAANTSEPVHSVPPAMYGGNIDINELGAGSTAYYPVQVKGALFYTGDSHFAQGDGEVALTALEASARATLKFTLLKAGKDKIPGKDLKQPLAENAEFWITPGLDEDLDEAMKKSTREAIRFLNQEYGIDEATAYAYLSAATDFEVSQVVDKTKGIHAKIRKADFKEFESK; encoded by the coding sequence ATGTTAAAAGTTAAACGCCTGACAGCTTCGGTTTTATCTGTACTTTGTATTTCACTCACTCATGCCAATGATTTTAAAGTTTTAAATCAAATTTCAAAACAGCCTACTCAACTTCAAAGTGGCGAATATAAAGGTAATTATTACGTTCCTTCTACTTTAAACACCATCATATGGGGTTATTTACCAAATCGGGACGCTAAACCCGTGCTTACTGTTCCGTCGGGCAGTGTTGTGACATTTGATACGGTTTCTCATGAGGGTTTGCTTGAAGACCAAGGACGTAACGCTGAAAAGTTCTTTCAATCGAAAGGAGTAAAATCTAATGAAATCTTGGAAGATGCAAAAAAAATTACGCAGTCAAATTTAAAGCATGATTTTCATAAAGATGGACCACATATTGTGACAGGCCCTGTTGCGATCGAAGGTGCACAACCCGGTGATATTTTGAAAGTTGAAGTGCTTAAAGTTGAGCCGCGTGTTCCTTATGGTGTTATTTCAAATCGACATGGTAAGGGTGCTTTAGTGGGGGAATTTCCTAAAAAAGCAAAGCAAGAAAATGCGTCGGCTGAGCATCCTGAACGTTATGGGAATGTCTCAATTTTCACACCAATTGAAAAAAATGCTCAAGGTGAATATGAAGGTGTATTAAAAACAGAATCGGGTAAATCAATACGTTTCCCGTTGTATCCTTTTATGGGAATTATGGGCGTAGCGGCAAATACTTCTGAGCCTGTGCATTCTGTACCACCTGCGATGTATGGTGGAAATATTGATATTAATGAACTAGGTGCAGGTTCAACAGCCTATTATCCGGTTCAGGTCAAAGGCGCATTATTCTATACGGGTGATAGTCATTTTGCGCAAGGGGATGGTGAAGTTGCATTAACTGCACTAGAAGCTTCAGCACGTGCGACCCTAAAATTTACCTTGCTCAAAGCAGGTAAAGATAAAATACCGGGTAAAGATTTAAAACAACCTTTAGCTGAAAATGCTGAGTTTTGGATTACGCCGGGACTTGATGAAGATTTAGATGAAGCCATGAAAAAATCTACACGTGAAGCTATTCGTTTCTTAAATCAAGAATATGGTATTGATGAAGCAACAGCGTATGCGTATTTAAGTGCCGCAACTGATTTTGAAGTTTCACAAGTTGTAGATAAAACCAAAGGCATTCATGCAAAAATCAGAAAAGCTGATTTTAAAGAATTTGAAAGTAAATAG